CATCGTCTGGCCGAAGTTGGTCGGCACGGACGCCATCGCGAGCCGGCCGCGGCGGTGCAGCCGGGCGTGCTCGACCGGAGTGCCCTCGTAGTAGCTCCAGTAGGCGAAGGTGCAGCGCGGCCGCTCGTCGAACTTCGGCAGGTCCAGCGTACGGGCGACGAAGGAGTTCCGCCCGTCGGCGCCGACGACGATACGCGCGTGCTCCTCGACGGTCTCGCCGTCGCGGCCGTGGCCCCGGACGCCGATGACCCGCTGCTCGTCGTCGAAGAGCAGCTCGTCGACGGTGAATCCGGTCCGCACCTCGGCCCCGGCGGCGTCCGCGGCGTCGATCAGGATCTGGTCCAGCACCCGTCGGCGGACCGAGGTGTAGGTCTGCACGACACCGTGGTCATCGCCGTGCAGCTCGTCGAAGTACCGCTCCAGCAGCGGCAGCGGCACGGTGCCCGAGAGCGGGATGCCGTCGGTGACCATCTCGATGGAGGTGTGCGACGGGGTGACCGCGAGGACATCGTCCAGCAGTCCCCACCGGTTGAGGTAGGAGGCCCCGTGGGGCCAGAGGAAATGGGTGGAGACGACGTCGCTCGGGAAGGTGGCGCGGTCGACCACGAGTACGCGGTGACCGGCCCGGGCGAGCAACATCGCCGTCGATGAGCCGGAGCATCGCGCACCGACCACAATGACATCCCACATGGCGCCCTCACTCTCTGTCTGGGCTGGCCAGCACAGCGGCTGGGCTCGCCGGGACTGATGATGTGTCGGACGCTACGGCTGTCCGGGGCGGTGCTCTACGCGCTGGCGGTGGCCGGTTTATGCCGCCATCGCGCGCCGGTCCGCCGGACTGCCGCCACCGCGGTCGACCGGCCGCCGTCGATGACGAAGGTCGATGTGGAATCTTGTGCCAATCTGATTGACAACGTTGACAATCAACAGTTGTTCACCTTTGATTACCCCAGTCACACCCCGCTTCATCGGTCTTGGTCCGTCCCCCAATCCGATCTGGAGTAGCCATGTTCGCTCGGAGGGTTCGCGCCCGCATGCCCATGCTCGCCGCCGCACTGGTGGCGGCAGTCCTTCTACCCGCACCCGCCCACGCCGCCGCCACCGTCTGCAACCGCTACTGCGACGGCCGCGACGCCGCCCTGTCGCCCGTGGACCGGCAGCCCGTCGCCAGTACGCTGTTCGGCCGTCGCTTCGTCGTCCACGTCAACGACACCGACGCCATGATCTGGGGCTCCGTCGAGAACGGCAGCCCCACCGACGAGGTCTGGCTCGACCGCTCCTTCGACGGCGGCCGCACCACCGCCGACAGCCGCCTCGGCTTCGCCACGATCCCGTCCGGCGCCACCAGCCGCCGCACCCTGATGTACAACGTCGACAACTGGTCCACCCGGGCCGTCGGCGCGCTGCGCGCCTGCGGCAAGGCGGGCAACCGTCCCGAGATCAGCTGCACCGCCTGGGCCCGCACCACCTGGAACGCCTGGGACCGCCGGACCGCGGCGGCGACGGCGCTGATGATGCGCTACAACCAGGGCACCGGGCTGTTCGACACCAACGACTGGTGGACCAGCGCCAACTCCGTCACCGCGCTGATCGAGAACATGCGCCGCAGCGGGATGCGCAGCTACGACTACCTCATCGCCAACACCTACGACCGCAACGTCAA
This portion of the Allocatelliglobosispora scoriae genome encodes:
- a CDS encoding NAD(P)/FAD-dependent oxidoreductase, which translates into the protein MWDVIVVGARCSGSSTAMLLARAGHRVLVVDRATFPSDVVSTHFLWPHGASYLNRWGLLDDVLAVTPSHTSIEMVTDGIPLSGTVPLPLLERYFDELHGDDHGVVQTYTSVRRRVLDQILIDAADAAGAEVRTGFTVDELLFDDEQRVIGVRGHGRDGETVEEHARIVVGADGRNSFVARTLDLPKFDERPRCTFAYWSYYEGTPVEHARLHRRGRLAMASVPTNFGQTMNLVYGPSEWAAAFRRDIAGNFAKAVDFISPEIGAELRSAQRVERFYGTLDQSAYLRPLSGPGWVLVGDAESFKDQCTAMGMTHAFRDAELVSAALCSWLGGDQPLEIALKEYEARRRSQSAAAYYDYVCTLAEMRPPRHEELRMFLALRDNQAETDRFLATHGDVAPLSDFFEASNLFLLDGGMRESSSRDYPIFDDFEATSRMYRRNPFIEP